In Dromiciops gliroides isolate mDroGli1 chromosome 4, mDroGli1.pri, whole genome shotgun sequence, one DNA window encodes the following:
- the IL10 gene encoding interleukin-10 — protein sequence MKTSKVKDSTSRACSCKTELPARSQDTKQSPTMPTSVLLFCLLFLTGLSPNSASEDNCSNFSITLPNMLRDLRAAFGKVKIYFQTKDKLENKLIDRTLLEDLKSYLGCQTLSEMIQFYLDEVMPRAEKNERDVKENVGSLGEKLRIFRLRLKRCHRFLPCEDKSRAVKQVKSTYEKLQEQGVYKAMGDFDIFINYMEEYLTMHFSN from the exons ATGAAGACCAGCAAAGTGAAGGATAGTACCAGTAGGGCTTGCTCCTGCAAAACAGAGCTACCAGCCAGATCCCAGGACACAAAGCAAAGCCCTACCATGCCTACCTCGGTGCTGCTGTTCTGCTTGCTTTTCCTGACTGGCCTCAGCCCCAATTCTGCCTCAGAGGACAACTGCAGCAACTTCTCCATCACATTGCCCAACATGCTCCGAGACCTTCGAGCAGCCTTTGGCAAAGTGAAGATTTACTTT CAAACAAAAGATAAGCTGGAAAACAAATTGATAGACAGAACCTTGCTGGAAGACTTAAAG AGTTACCTGGGCTGCCAGACCTTGTCAGAGATGATTCAGTTTTACCTGGACGAAGTGATGCCTCGGGCAGAGAAGAATGAGCGGGATGTCAAAGAGAACGTGGGCTCCTTAGGAGAGAAACTGAGGATCTTCAGACTGAGGCTCAAACGCTGT CACAGATTCCTGCCCTGTGAAGACAAGAGCAGAGCTGTGAAACAAGTCAAGAGCACCTACGAGAAG CTCCAGGAACAAGGAGTCTATAAAGCAATGGGAGATTTTGACATATTCATCAACTACATGGAAGAATACCTAACAATGCATTTCAGTAACTAA